In one window of Escherichia coli DSM 30083 = JCM 1649 = ATCC 11775 DNA:
- the nfeF gene encoding NADPH-dependent ferric chelate reductase NfeF: MNNSPRYPQRVRNDLRFRELTVLRAERISAGFQRIVLGGEALDGFTSRGFDDHSKLFFPQSDAHFVPPTVTEEGIVWPEGPRPPSRDYTPLYDELRHELAIDFFIHDGGVASGWAMQAQPGDKLTVAGPRGSLVVPEDYAYQLYVCDESGMPALRRRLETLSKLAVKPQVSALVSVRDNACQDYLAHLDGFNIEWLAHDEQAVDERLAQMQIPADDYFIWITGEGKVVKNLSRRFEAEQYDPQRVRAAAYWHAK, translated from the coding sequence ATGAATAACTCCCCCCGCTACCCGCAGCGCGTTCGCAATGATCTGCGCTTCCGTGAATTGACTGTGCTACGCGCTGAGCGTATTAGCGCCGGTTTTCAGCGCATTGTCCTTGGCGGCGAGGCGCTGGACGGTTTTACATCGCGCGGCTTTGACGATCACAGCAAACTCTTCTTTCCTCAATCTGATGCTCACTTTGTGCCGCCAACGGTAACGGAAGAGGGCATCGTCTGGCCGGAAGGACCACGCCCACCGTCGCGTGACTATACGCCGCTGTATGACGAACTACGCCATGAACTGGCGATTGATTTCTTTATTCACGACGGTGGCGTCGCCAGCGGCTGGGCGATGCAGGCGCAACCGGGCGATAAACTCACGGTGGCAGGTCCGCGCGGTTCGCTGGTGGTGCCAGAGGATTACGCGTATCAGCTGTATGTCTGCGATGAATCCGGAATGCCCGCACTGCGCCGCCGCCTGGAAACGTTGAGCAAACTTGCCGTTAAACCGCAAGTTAGCGCGCTGGTTAGCGTGCGGGATAACGCCTGTCAGGATTATCTCGCGCACCTTGATGGTTTTAATATCGAATGGCTGGCACATGATGAGCAGGCGGTAGATGAGCGTCTGGCGCAGATGCAAATCCCTGCCGATGATTACTTCATCTGGATAACCGGCGAAGGCAAAGTCGTTAAGAATTTAAGCCGCCGCTTTGAAGCGGAACAGTATGACCCACAGCGGGTACGTGCAGCGGCTTACTGGCACGCAAAGTAA
- the dnaG gene encoding DNA primase: MAGRIPRVFINDLLARTDIVDLIDARVKLKKQGKNFHACCPFHNEKTPSFTVNGEKQFYHCFGCGAHGNAIDFLMNYDKLEFVETVEELAAMHNLEVPFEAGSGPSQIERHQRQTLYQLMDGLNTFYQQSLQQPVATSARQYLEKRGLSHEVIARFAIGFAPPGWDNVLKRFGGNPENRQSLVDAGMLVTNDQGRSYDRFRERVMFPIRDKRGRVIGFGGRVLGNDTPKYLNSPETDIFHKGRQLYGLYEAQQDNAEPNRLLVVEGYMDVVALAQYGINYAVASLGTSTTADHIQLLFRATNNVICCYDGDRAGRDAAWRALETALPYMTDGRQLRFMFLPDGEDPDTLVRKEGKEAFEARMEQAMPLSAFLFNSLMPQVDLSTPDGRARLSTLALPLISQVPGETLRIYLRQELGNKLGILDDSQLERLMPKAAESGVSRPVPQLKRTTMRILIGLLVQNPELATLVPPLENLDENKLPGLGLFRELVNTCLSQPGLTTGQLLEHYRGTNNAATLEKLSMWDDIADKNIAEQTFTDSLNHMFDSLLELRQEELIARERTHGLSNEERLELWTLNQELAKK, from the coding sequence ATGGCTGGACGAATCCCACGCGTATTCATTAATGATCTGCTGGCACGCACTGACATCGTCGATCTGATCGATGCCCGTGTGAAGCTGAAAAAGCAGGGCAAGAATTTCCACGCGTGTTGTCCATTCCACAACGAGAAAACCCCGTCATTCACCGTTAACGGTGAGAAACAGTTTTACCACTGCTTTGGATGTGGCGCGCATGGCAACGCGATCGACTTCCTGATGAACTACGACAAGCTCGAGTTCGTCGAAACGGTCGAAGAGCTGGCAGCAATGCACAATCTTGAAGTGCCATTTGAAGCAGGCAGCGGCCCCAGCCAGATCGAACGCCATCAGCGGCAAACGCTTTATCAGTTGATGGACGGTCTGAATACGTTTTACCAACAATCTTTACAACAACCTGTTGCCACGTCTGCGCGCCAGTATCTGGAAAAACGCGGATTAAGCCACGAGGTTATCGCCCGCTTTGCGATTGGTTTTGCGCCCCCCGGCTGGGACAACGTCCTGAAGCGGTTTGGCGGCAATCCAGAAAATCGCCAGTCATTGGTTGATGCGGGCATGTTGGTCACTAACGATCAGGGTCGCAGTTACGATCGTTTCCGCGAGCGGGTGATGTTCCCCATTCGTGATAAACGCGGTCGGGTGATTGGTTTTGGCGGACGCGTGCTGGGCAACGATACCCCCAAATACCTGAACTCGCCGGAAACGGACATTTTCCATAAAGGCCGCCAGCTTTACGGTCTTTATGAAGCGCAGCAGGATAACGCTGAACCCAATCGTCTGCTTGTGGTCGAAGGCTATATGGACGTGGTGGCGCTGGCGCAATACGGCATTAATTACGCCGTTGCGTCGTTAGGTACGTCAACCACCGCCGATCACATACAACTGTTGTTCCGCGCGACCAACAATGTCATTTGCTGTTATGACGGCGACCGTGCAGGCCGCGATGCCGCCTGGCGAGCGCTGGAAACGGCGCTGCCTTACATGACAGACGGTCGTCAGCTACGCTTTATGTTTTTGCCTGATGGCGAAGACCCTGACACGCTGGTACGAAAAGAAGGTAAAGAAGCGTTTGAAGCGCGGATGGAGCAGGCGATGCCACTCTCCGCATTTCTGTTTAACAGTCTGATGCCGCAAGTTGATCTGAGTACCCCTGACGGGCGCGCACGTTTGAGTACGCTGGCACTGCCACTGATATCGCAAGTGCCGGGCGAAACGCTGCGAATATATCTACGTCAGGAATTAGGCAACAAATTAGGCATACTTGATGACAGCCAGCTTGAACGATTAATGCCAAAAGCGGCAGAGAGCGGCGTTTCTCGCCCTGTTCCGCAGCTAAAACGCACGACCATGCGTATACTTATAGGGTTGCTGGTGCAAAATCCAGAATTAGCGACGCTGGTCCCGCCGCTTGAGAATCTGGATGAAAATAAGCTCCCTGGACTTGGCTTATTCAGAGAACTAGTCAACACTTGTCTCTCCCAGCCAGGTCTGACCACCGGGCAACTTTTAGAGCACTATCGTGGTACAAATAATGCTGCCACCCTTGAAAAACTGTCGATGTGGGACGATATAGCAGATAAGAATATTGCTGAGCAAACCTTCACCGACTCACTCAACCATATGTTTGATTCGCTGCTTGAACTACGCCAGGAAGAGTTAATCGCTCGTGAGCGCACGCATGGTTTAAGCAACGAAGAACGCCTGGAGCTCTGGACATTAAACCAGGAGCTGGCGAAAAAGTGA
- the ygjG gene encoding putrescine aminotransferase, with amino-acid sequence MNRLPSSASALACSAHALNLIEKRTLDHEEMKALNREVIEYFKEHVNPGFLEYRKSVTAGGDYGAVEWQAGGLNTLVDTQGQEFIDCLGGFGIFNVGHRNPVVVSAVQNQLAKQPLHSQELLDPLRAMLAKTLAALTPGKLKYSFFCNSGTESVEAALKLAKAYQSPRGKFTFIATSGAFHGKSLGALSATAKSTFRKPFMPLLPGFRHVPFGNIEAMRTALNECKKTGDDVAAVILEPIQGEGGVILPPPGYLTAVRKLCDEFGALMILDEVQTGMGRTGKMFACEHENVQPDILCLAKALGGGVMPIGATIATEEVFSVLFDNPFLHTTTFGGNPLACAAALATINVLLEQNLPAQAEQKGDMLLDGFRQLAREYPDLVQEARGKGMLMAIEFVDNEIGYNFASEMFRQRVLVAGTLNNAKTIRIEPPLTLTIEQCELVIKAARKALAAMRVSVEEA; translated from the coding sequence TTGAACAGGTTACCTTCGAGCGCATCAGCTTTAGCGTGCAGCGCCCACGCCCTGAATCTCATTGAAAAGCGAACGTTGGATCATGAGGAGATGAAAGCACTTAACCGGGAGGTGATTGAATACTTCAAAGAGCATGTCAATCCGGGGTTTTTAGAGTATCGCAAATCTGTTACCGCCGGCGGGGATTACGGAGCCGTAGAGTGGCAAGCGGGAGGTTTAAATACGCTTGTCGACACCCAGGGACAGGAGTTTATCGACTGCCTGGGAGGTTTTGGAATTTTCAACGTGGGGCACCGTAATCCAGTTGTGGTTTCCGCCGTACAGAATCAACTTGCGAAACAACCGCTTCACAGCCAGGAGCTGCTTGATCCGTTACGGGCGATGCTGGCGAAAACCCTTGCGGCGCTAACGCCCGGTAAACTGAAATACAGCTTCTTCTGTAATAGCGGCACCGAATCCGTTGAAGCGGCGCTGAAGCTGGCGAAGGCTTATCAGTCACCGCGCGGCAAGTTTACTTTTATTGCCACCAGCGGCGCGTTCCACGGTAAATCACTTGGCGCGCTGTCGGCCACGGCGAAATCGACCTTCCGCAAACCTTTTATGCCACTGCTGCCAGGGTTTCGTCATGTACCGTTTGGCAATATCGAAGCCATGCGCACGGCTCTTAACGAGTGCAAAAAAACCGGTGATGATGTTGCTGCGGTGATCCTCGAACCGATTCAGGGCGAAGGTGGCGTAATTCTGCCGCCGCCAGGCTATCTCACCGCCGTGCGTAAGCTGTGCGATGAGTTCGGCGCACTGATGATCCTCGATGAAGTACAAACGGGCATGGGGCGCACGGGCAAGATGTTCGCCTGCGAGCATGAGAACGTACAGCCGGATATCCTTTGTCTGGCAAAAGCCCTCGGCGGCGGCGTGATGCCGATTGGCGCAACCATCGCCACTGAAGAGGTATTCTCTGTCCTGTTCGACAATCCGTTCCTGCACACTACCACCTTTGGCGGCAACCCGCTGGCCTGTGCGGCGGCGCTGGCGACCATCAATGTGTTGCTGGAGCAGAACTTACCGGCTCAGGCTGAACAAAAAGGCGATATGTTGCTGGACGGTTTTCGTCAACTGGCGCGGGAATATCCCGATCTGGTACAGGAAGCGCGTGGTAAAGGGATGTTGATGGCGATTGAGTTTGTTGATAACGAAATCGGCTATAACTTTGCCAGCGAGATGTTCCGCCAGCGCGTACTGGTGGCCGGAACACTCAACAACGCTAAAACGATCCGCATTGAACCGCCACTGACACTGACCATTGAACAGTGTGAACTGGTGATCAAAGCGGCGCGTAAGGCGCTGGCGGCCATGCGAGTCAGTGTCGAAGAAGCGTAA
- the mug gene encoding G/U mismatch-specific DNA glycosylase → MVEDILAPGLRVVFCGINPGLSSAGTGFPFAHPANRFWKVIYQAGFTDRQLKPQEAQHLLDYRCGVTKLVDRPTVQANEVSKQELHAGGRKLIEKIEDYQPQALAILGKQAYEQGFSQRGAQWGKQTLTIGSTQIWVLPNPSGLSRVSLEKLVEAYRELDQALVVRGR, encoded by the coding sequence ATGGTTGAGGATATTTTGGCTCCAGGGTTACGGGTCGTGTTTTGCGGTATCAACCCTGGGCTTTCATCCGCCGGGACTGGTTTTCCCTTTGCTCATCCGGCAAATCGCTTCTGGAAGGTGATATATCAGGCCGGGTTTACCGACCGTCAGTTGAAGCCGCAGGAGGCACAGCATCTGCTGGATTATCGTTGTGGCGTCACCAAACTGGTAGACCGTCCAACGGTGCAAGCCAATGAAGTTTCAAAGCAAGAACTACACGCAGGCGGGCGTAAGCTGATTGAAAAAATTGAAGATTATCAGCCGCAGGCGTTGGCGATTCTGGGCAAACAAGCATATGAACAGGGATTCAGCCAGCGCGGTGCACAGTGGGGGAAACAAACTCTCACCATTGGTTCGACGCAGATTTGGGTGCTGCCAAATCCCAGCGGTTTAAGTCGCGTTTCACTGGAGAAACTGGTTGAAGCGTATCGCGAGCTGGACCAGGCGCTGGTAGTGCGTGGGCGATAA
- the aer gene encoding aerotaxis sensor receptor Aer, with protein sequence MSSHPYVTQQNTPLADDTTLMSTTDLQSYITHANDTFVQVSGYTLQELQGQPHNMVRHPDMPKAAFADMWFTLKKGEPWSGIVKNRRKNGDHYWVRANAVPMVREGKISGYMSIRTRATDEEIAAVEPLYKALNAGRTSKRIHKGLVVRKGWLGKLPSLPLRWRARGVMTLMFILLAVMLWFVAAPVVTYILCALVVLLASACFEWQIVRPIENVARQAVKVATGERNSVEHLNRSDELGLTLRAVGQLGLMCRWLINDVSSQVSSVRNGSETLAKGTDELNEHTQQTVDNVQQTVATMNQMAASVKQNSATASAADKLSITASNAAVQGGEAMTTVIKTMDDIADSTQRIGTITSLINDIAFQTNILALNAAVEAARAGEQGKGFAVVAGEVRHLASRSANAANDIRKLIDASADKVQSGSQQVHAAGRTMEDIVAQVKNVTQLIAQISHSTLEQADGLSSLTRAVDELNLITQKNAELVEESAQVSAMVKHRASRLEDAVTVLH encoded by the coding sequence ATGTCTTCTCATCCGTATGTCACCCAGCAAAATACCCCGCTGGCGGACGACACCACTCTGATGTCCACTACCGATCTGCAAAGCTATATCACTCATGCTAATGACACTTTTGTGCAGGTGAGCGGCTATACCTTGCAGGAGTTACAGGGTCAACCGCACAACATGGTGCGTCACCCGGATATGCCAAAAGCGGCGTTTGCGGATATGTGGTTCACCCTGAAAAAAGGGGAGCCCTGGAGCGGCATCGTGAAAAATCGCCGCAAAAATGGCGACCATTATTGGGTGCGGGCCAATGCGGTACCGATGGTGCGCGAGGGAAAAATCAGTGGCTATATGTCGATTCGTACCCGGGCGACGGATGAAGAGATCGCGGCGGTGGAGCCGCTGTACAAAGCGTTGAACGCCGGACGTACCAGTAAGCGTATTCATAAAGGCCTGGTGGTGCGTAAAGGCTGGCTGGGTAAACTGCCTTCATTACCGCTTCGCTGGCGGGCGCGTGGCGTGATGACCCTGATGTTTATCTTGCTGGCGGTCATGCTTTGGTTTGTTGCTGCCCCGGTGGTGACGTATATCCTCTGTGCGTTAGTGGTATTGTTGGCAAGCGCCTGTTTTGAATGGCAGATTGTCCGCCCGATAGAAAATGTCGCCCGTCAGGCAGTGAAGGTGGCGACCGGAGAGCGTAATAGTGTTGAGCATCTGAATCGCAGCGATGAGCTGGGGCTGACATTACGCGCGGTAGGGCAGCTTGGCCTGATGTGCCGTTGGCTAATTAACGATGTCTCAAGCCAGGTGTCCAGTGTCAGAAATGGCAGTGAGACGCTGGCGAAAGGCACCGATGAACTGAACGAACATACCCAGCAGACAGTTGATAACGTTCAGCAAACGGTGGCGACCATGAACCAAATGGCGGCGTCGGTGAAACAGAACTCTGCCACGGCGTCGGCTGCCGATAAACTTTCTATCACCGCCAGTAATGCGGCAGTGCAGGGCGGGGAGGCGATGACTACGGTGATCAAGACAATGGACGATATTGCCGACAGTACCCAGCGCATTGGCACCATTACTTCGCTGATTAACGATATTGCGTTTCAGACCAATATTCTGGCCCTGAATGCGGCGGTGGAAGCGGCGCGTGCCGGCGAACAGGGCAAAGGTTTTGCAGTGGTGGCGGGGGAAGTGCGTCATTTAGCCAGCCGCAGCGCCAATGCTGCCAACGATATTCGCAAGCTGATTGATGCCAGTGCTGATAAGGTGCAATCTGGTTCGCAGCAGGTACACGCCGCCGGACGGACGATGGAAGATATTGTGGCGCAGGTAAAAAACGTCACCCAGTTGATAGCTCAGATTAGCCATTCAACGCTGGAACAGGCCGATGGGCTTTCCAGCCTGACCCGTGCAGTGGATGAGCTTAATCTCATCACCCAGAAAAACGCCGAGTTAGTGGAAGAGAGTGCGCAGGTGTCGGCGATGGTGAAACACCGCGCCAGCCGACTGGAAGACGCGGTGACGGTGCTGCATTAA
- the ebgR gene encoding transcriptional regulator EbgR, producing the protein MATLKDIAIEAGVSLATVSRVLNDDPTLNVKEETKHRILEIAEKLEYKTSSARKLQTGAVNQHHILAIYSYQQELEINDPYYLAIRHGIETQCEKLAIELTNCYEHNGLPDIKNVTGILIVGKPTSALRAAACALTDNICFIDFHEPGSGYDAVDIDLARISKEIIDFYINQGVNRIGFIGGEDLPGKADIREVAFAEYGRLKHVVREEDIWRGGFSSSSGYELAKQMLAREDYPKALFVASDSIAIGVLRAIHERGLNIPQDISLISVNDIPTARFTFPPLSTVRIHSEMMGSQGVNLVYEKARDGRALPLLVFVPSKLKLRGTTR; encoded by the coding sequence ATGGCAACACTAAAAGACATCGCAATCGAAGCTGGCGTATCCCTGGCGACAGTATCCAGGGTCTTGAATGACGATCCGACATTGAATGTGAAAGAAGAGACGAAACATCGCATTCTCGAGATCGCCGAAAAGCTGGAGTACAAGACCAGTAGCGCCCGTAAACTCCAGACAGGCGCAGTCAACCAACACCATATTCTGGCTATCTACAGCTACCAACAGGAGCTGGAGATCAACGATCCTTACTATCTGGCGATCCGCCACGGCATTGAAACTCAGTGCGAAAAGCTGGCGATCGAACTGACCAACTGTTATGAACACAACGGCTTACCAGACATTAAAAACGTCACCGGTATTTTAATTGTCGGCAAACCCACGTCCGCCCTGCGCGCCGCCGCCTGTGCGTTGACCGACAATATCTGTTTTATCGACTTTCACGAACCCGGCAGCGGTTACGATGCGGTGGATATCGATCTGGCACGTATCAGTAAAGAAATCATCGATTTCTATATCAATCAGGGCGTTAATCGTATTGGTTTTATTGGCGGTGAAGACTTACCCGGCAAGGCGGATATTCGTGAGGTCGCCTTTGCGGAATATGGTCGTCTGAAACACGTGGTACGCGAAGAGGATATCTGGCGCGGCGGTTTTTCCAGTTCGTCGGGCTATGAACTGGCAAAACAGATGCTGGCGCGGGAAGACTATCCGAAGGCACTGTTTGTTGCTTCCGATTCCATTGCTATCGGCGTACTGCGGGCAATTCATGAACGTGGCCTGAACATCCCACAGGATATTTCGCTTATCAGCGTTAACGATATCCCCACCGCGCGATTTACCTTTCCGCCGCTCTCCACCGTGCGCATCCATTCCGAAATGATGGGAAGTCAGGGCGTTAACCTAGTGTATGAAAAAGCCCGCGATGGTCGCGCGCTGCCGCTGTTGGTCTTCGTTCCCAGCAAATTAAAACTGCGCGGCACGACCCGTTAA
- the rpsU gene encoding 30S ribosomal protein S21 — protein MPVIKVRENEPFDVALRRFKRSCEKAGVLAEVRRREFYEKPTTERKRAKASAVKRHAKKLARENARRTRLY, from the coding sequence ATGCCGGTAATTAAAGTACGTGAAAACGAGCCGTTCGACGTAGCTCTGCGTCGCTTCAAGCGTTCCTGCGAAAAAGCAGGTGTTCTGGCGGAAGTTCGTCGTCGTGAGTTCTATGAAAAACCGACTACCGAACGTAAGCGCGCTAAAGCTTCTGCAGTGAAACGTCACGCGAAGAAACTGGCTCGCGAAAACGCACGCCGCACTCGTCTGTACTAA
- the ygjH gene encoding tRNA-binding protein yields the protein METVAYADFARLEMRVGKIVEVKRHENADKLYIVQVDVGEKTLQTVTSLVPYYSEEELMGKTVVVLCNLQKAKMRGETSECMLLCAETDDGSESVLLTPERMMPAGVRIV from the coding sequence ATGGAAACCGTGGCTTACGCTGATTTTGCACGTCTGGAAATGCGCGTCGGAAAGATTGTGGAAGTGAAACGCCATGAAAACGCCGACAAGCTGTACATCGTACAGGTTGATGTGGGGGAAAAAACTCTGCAAACCGTGACCAGTCTGGTGCCGTACTACAGCGAAGAAGAGCTGATGGGAAAAACAGTGGTGGTCTTATGCAATCTGCAAAAAGCGAAAATGCGCGGTGAAACGTCGGAATGCATGCTGTTGTGTGCGGAAACCGATGACGGCAGTGAAAGCGTGCTGTTAACGCCGGAGCGGATGATGCCTGCGGGCGTACGTATCGTATAA
- the rpoD gene encoding RNA polymerase sigma factor RpoD, whose amino-acid sequence MEQNPQSQLKLLVTRGKEQGYLTYAEVNDHLPEDIVDSDQIEDIIQMINDMGIQVMEEAPDADDLMLAENTADEDAAEAAAQVLSSVESEIGRTTDPVRMYMREMGTVELLTREGEIDIAKRIEDGINQVQCSVAEYPEAITYLLEQYDRVEAEEARLSDLITGFVDPNAEEDLAPTATHVGSELSQEDLDDDEDEDEEDGDDDTADDDNSIDPELAREKFAELRAQYIVTRDTIKAKGRSHAAAQEEILKLSEVFKQFRLVPKQFDYLVNSMRVMMDRVRTQERLIMKLCVEQCKMPKKNFITLFTGNETSDTWFNAAIAMNKPWSEKLHDVSEEVHRALQKLQQIEEETGLTIEQVKDINRRMSIGEAKARRAKKEMVEANLRLVISIAKKYTNRGLQFLDLIQEGNIGLMKAVDKFEYRRGYKFSTYATWWIRQAITRSIADQARTIRIPVHMIETINKLNRISRQMLQEMGREPTPEELAERMLMPEDKIRKVLKIAKEPISMETPIGDDEDSHLGDFIEDTTLELPLDSATTESLRAATHDVLAGLTAREAKVLRMRFGIDMNTDHTLEEVGKQFDVTRERIRQIEAKALRKLRHPSRSEVLRSFLDD is encoded by the coding sequence ATGGAGCAAAACCCGCAGTCACAGCTGAAACTTCTTGTCACCCGTGGTAAGGAGCAAGGCTATCTGACCTATGCCGAGGTCAATGACCATCTGCCGGAAGATATCGTCGATTCAGATCAGATCGAAGACATCATCCAAATGATCAACGACATGGGCATTCAGGTGATGGAAGAAGCACCGGATGCCGATGATCTGATGCTGGCTGAAAACACCGCGGACGAAGATGCTGCCGAAGCCGCCGCGCAGGTGCTTTCCAGCGTGGAATCTGAAATCGGGCGCACGACTGACCCGGTACGCATGTACATGCGTGAAATGGGCACCGTTGAACTGTTGACCCGCGAAGGCGAAATTGACATCGCTAAGCGTATTGAAGACGGGATCAACCAGGTTCAATGCTCCGTTGCTGAATATCCGGAAGCGATCACCTATCTGCTGGAACAGTACGATCGTGTTGAAGCAGAAGAAGCGCGTCTGTCCGATCTGATCACCGGCTTTGTTGACCCGAACGCAGAAGAAGATTTGGCACCTACCGCCACTCACGTCGGTTCTGAGCTTTCCCAGGAAGATCTGGACGATGACGAAGATGAAGACGAAGAAGATGGTGACGACGATACCGCCGATGATGACAACAGCATCGACCCGGAACTGGCTCGCGAAAAATTTGCGGAACTGCGCGCTCAGTACATTGTAACGCGTGACACCATCAAAGCGAAAGGCCGCAGTCACGCTGCCGCTCAGGAAGAGATCCTGAAACTGTCTGAAGTATTCAAACAGTTCCGCCTGGTGCCGAAGCAGTTTGACTACCTGGTCAACAGCATGCGCGTCATGATGGACCGCGTTCGTACGCAAGAACGTCTGATCATGAAGCTCTGCGTTGAGCAGTGCAAAATGCCGAAGAAAAACTTCATTACCCTGTTTACCGGCAACGAAACCAGCGATACCTGGTTCAACGCGGCAATTGCGATGAACAAGCCGTGGTCGGAAAAACTGCACGATGTCTCTGAAGAAGTGCATCGCGCCCTGCAGAAACTGCAGCAGATTGAAGAAGAAACCGGCCTGACCATCGAGCAGGTTAAAGATATCAACCGTCGTATGTCCATCGGTGAAGCGAAAGCCCGCCGTGCGAAGAAAGAGATGGTTGAAGCGAACTTGCGTCTGGTTATTTCTATCGCTAAGAAATACACCAACCGTGGCTTGCAGTTCCTTGACCTGATTCAGGAAGGTAACATCGGTCTGATGAAAGCGGTTGATAAATTCGAATACCGCCGTGGTTACAAGTTCTCCACCTACGCAACCTGGTGGATCCGTCAGGCGATCACCCGTTCTATCGCGGATCAGGCGCGCACCATCCGTATTCCGGTGCATATGATTGAGACTATCAACAAGCTCAACCGTATTTCTCGCCAGATGCTGCAAGAGATGGGCCGTGAACCAACGCCGGAAGAACTGGCTGAACGCATGCTGATGCCGGAAGACAAGATCCGCAAAGTGCTGAAGATCGCCAAAGAGCCAATCTCCATGGAAACGCCGATCGGTGATGATGAAGATTCGCATCTGGGGGATTTCATCGAGGATACCACCCTCGAGCTGCCGCTGGATTCTGCGACCACCGAAAGCCTGCGTGCGGCAACGCACGACGTGCTGGCTGGCCTGACCGCGCGTGAAGCGAAAGTTCTGCGTATGCGTTTCGGTATCGATATGAACACCGACCACACGCTGGAAGAAGTGGGTAAACAGTTCGACGTTACCCGCGAACGTATCCGTCAGATCGAAGCGAAGGCGCTGCGCAAACTGCGTCACCCGAGCCGTTCTGAAGTGCTGCGTAGCTTCCTGGACGATTAA
- the nfeR gene encoding DNA-binding transcriptional regulator NfeR, whose translation MSYHHEGCCKHEGQPRHEGCCKGEKSEHEHCGHGHQHEHGQCCGGRHGRGGGRRQRFFGHGELRLVILDILSRDDSHGYELIKAIENLTQGNYTPSPGVIYPTLDFLQEQSLITIREEEGGKKQIALTEQGAQWLEENREQVEMIEERIKARCVGAALRQNPQMKRALDNFKAVLDLRVNQSDITDAQIKKIIAVIDRAAFDITQLD comes from the coding sequence ATGAGCTATCATCACGAAGGGTGTTGTAAACATGAAGGCCAGCCACGCCATGAAGGCTGCTGCAAAGGTGAGAAGTCAGAACATGAGCACTGCGGACACGGTCACCAGCATGAACACGGTCAATGCTGCGGTGGTCGCCACGGTCGCGGCGGCGGTCGTCGGCAGCGTTTCTTTGGTCACGGTGAATTGCGTCTGGTGATTCTGGATATTCTCTCGCGCGATGACAGCCACGGTTACGAGTTGATTAAAGCGATTGAAAATCTGACCCAGGGGAATTACACCCCAAGCCCGGGCGTCATCTACCCGACGCTGGATTTTCTGCAGGAGCAGTCGCTGATTACCATCCGCGAAGAGGAAGGTGGTAAGAAGCAGATTGCGCTGACCGAACAGGGCGCGCAGTGGCTGGAAGAAAACCGCGAACAGGTGGAGATGATTGAAGAACGCATCAAAGCGCGTTGCGTTGGCGCGGCGCTACGCCAGAACCCGCAAATGAAGCGGGCGCTGGATAATTTTAAAGCGGTGCTGGATTTACGCGTCAACCAGAGCGATATCACTGATGCACAAATAAAAAAGATCATTGCGGTGATCGACCGCGCCGCTTTTGATATTACGCAACTGGATTAA